The Oncorhynchus mykiss isolate Arlee chromosome 8, USDA_OmykA_1.1, whole genome shotgun sequence genome includes the window CCATTTTTCACCagctcatctctgctgtcagAGTGAGGTCAGGCATCAGTGAACTACTGCAGGACATGCTCCTTTATCTAtcccagtggttcccaaccttttttggtGCTGTGCCACCAATTTAATTTTGCTCTGACCGGAGTGCCCCTGAAGTACCcactcatgtgcattttaccagtagtcCTATGGTCTCATgggtcttctcaagtacccccttTGAATTGGCAAAGTATCCCtaggggtcctagtacccctggttgggaaccattGATCTATCCTATCAGAGACTGTGGCCCGGCGAAACTGAGGTATGATCTTTCCTAtggccctcctctccctcctttttctCGCCATTGTTTCTGAGCCGTTTAAAATGACCTTCTGCTTTCCTGTGCCAACAGCTATTTCTGATTAACTGTGCAGAGGGGAGGCTTTTCCCATGTGGTTATCTGGTCATGAGCCATGCACTCTCTCCTGAAGATAAGGCAGGGTCTATTAAAATAGACTCTCATTAAAGGGCCTGGGTGCTGGTTGGCGGTTGCTGGTTGTTCTACTTGCTATCAACATAGGGATCATTCAAGACACACTTCTGGGTTTGAGATGAAACAAGACATTTTGCAGAAGGAGAGTAGGAAAATGTAATAGCCCTTACCCCTTTATATTGTAGGCCTACTTCCTCTGGGATTGCAATACCACGGATCCATTTTAAGTGCCTTCAATATTGAGTTGGATCATctggatatacagtgcattaggaaagtattcagacctcttgtctttttccacatcttgttacgttacagccttattctaaaactgattaaatcgttttttcccctcatcaatctacacacaataccccataatgacaaagcaaaaacaggttttaataaatgtttgcaaatgtattcaaaacaaaaaactgaaatatcacatttacttaagtaaatccaggctgcatcacatccggtcgtgattgggagtcccattgggcagcgcacaattggcccagcgtcgtccaggtttggccggggtaggccgtcattgtaaataagaatttgtttttaactgacttgcctagttaaataaaggttaaatacaatttatgtattttttttaagtattcagacccaaaggtgcttcagtactttgttgaagcacctttggcagcaattaaagCCTTGAatcgctacaagcttgacacacctgtatttggagagtttctcccattcttctctgcagatcctctcaagctctgtcaggttggatggggagcgttgttaaacagctattttcaggtctctccagagatgcttaACCgagttcaaatccaggctctggctggaccactcaaggacgttcagagacttgtcctgaagcaactgctgtattgtcttggctgtatgcttacggtcaatgtcctgttggaaggtgaacctttgacccagtctaaggtcctgagcgctctggagcagattttcatcaaggatctctctgtactttgcactgttcatctttccctcaatcgtgactgtttcccagtctctgctgctgaaaaacatccccacagcatgatgctgccacctccatgcttcaccgtagagatggtgccaggtttccttcagacgtgacactttgcattcaggccaaagagttcaatcttggtttcatgagaccagataatcttgtttctcatggactgagagtcttcaggtgccttttggcaaacttcaagcgggctgtcatgtgccttttacattGGCTTAcatctgtccactctaccataatggcctgattggtagactgctgcagagatggtagttcttctggaaggttctctcaactccacagaagaactctagacttctatcagagtgaccatcgggttcttggtcacctccctgaccaaggcccttttcccctgattgctcagtttggccaggcggccagctctaggaagagtcttcgtggtttatttaatccattttagaataaggctgtaacataacaaaatgtggaaaagtccatgggtctgtatactttccgaaGGCGCTGGGTACACTGTGTGAATCTGACTCCTACGTTTTTGATTAGCTATCCATCCCCACACTTCTCTTTTGTAAGTGTTTGTCTTTCTTATTGTAATTTACGGATGCAGTAATAAATGAACAATAATCCAATCCCACATGTATTAGGTGGTATAGGTTAAACCATTTGACCTGCAAGAATTTCTCTGGCATTCATTCCAGTCATAAATGATAGACTTTAGATTACACTTCTGTGAAGGGTTAATAAAAGGGGAGGGTTTAATGTACAAACCAGAATCCCTTCATTATATTACATCATCCGCAAAATTTGTTTAGGAGCAAGGCAAATCTTCAATCATTAACTGTTTTTCTAATTTACTTTCTCAAATTTGGTTTGGATGGGATTCAAAGTTATGCTGCAAGGAATATTAAAGGTGAAAAATAGTCTTTAATCATATCTCAATCCGAAACTGACAGGCCACGGTCGTCTGCGGCAGCGAATAGCCTACGGTTTCGGTGCTCGACTCGCTCTTTCTTCAAGCCAAGCGGTTTTGCGATCGGGAAAGCCCTTATAACTGCACTGCATCAGATAGGCTATAACCAGACTGCATCAGGCACCATATTTTGCAGCTGGGGAGTAAGCCTATTGTACGAGTAAGTATGTCATTAACTTTGGCTTTTGTAGTTTTGTAGTTTTATGCGTTTGTTCTTTAGTTCGTTACAAATCGTATTGTTTGTTTCAAAACTAGATTTTTGATTGCAATAATAGGATAAGGAAGAAAGTATTTAATTATTGAAGTGGTTCCATGGATAAAAACGAAGCTGCTCACAGTATACATATTATGGCGCAGAAAAGTAATTACACAATCAACACAAATCCTCTGATAGCCTATAGCACACATTAGATGGTACAATTCAAATAGATCATTATCAATATAAGTATATTCTTAAAAGTCAGAATACAGTGGTGAAAACGCTAATAGCCACAtccacaatccactgtctcaaaCATTTGTCGCTGTTGTGTATATTATGGTTAGAAGAGGTAAATAAATCTCGATGCAGATGCGCATAATTTCCCCACCTCTCCACAGATGATGCACCAGCACCTGTTGAACCCTGAAATGAAGATGGACAAAGGAAAACAGGATTGTGTCCTCGGTGATCCCCAGTTTCCTTGCGTGGCATCATCCACCCGCCGTGTTGCTGCAAGGGAAATGCCTTTATTTTATATTTCCCTCTGATCAAATGAAAATTAATAAGAGACCAGAGGAGATAGCATACGTGACAATCCAGAGTTTTATTTTGaattttaatttgattttttttcacctttatttaaccaggtacgccagttgagaacaaattatcatttacaactgcgacctggccaagataaagcaaagcagtgcgacacaaacaacaacacggagttacacatgggataaacaaacgtacagtcaagaacacaatagaaaagcaaaaaaatagtcagtagtggcgaaataattacaatttcgcaaaataaacactggagtgatagatgtgcagaagatgaattgTATTGCCGTTAGTGGGCCTAGTCCAAGGGACTGGAAGAGATCATTAAGTGGTGATTGCCATCAAACCTATTGACTCTTATATTGCCTCTTATTTCAATATACTGGACTTGTCTGATTTAACTAGAATATTGTTAAAAAGTACATAGATCAGAAACCCTTGCGTTCTGATAATGGATAAGAGTGCCCAGTGCATCCCAGACTTGTGCCTACACAGTGTTGATGCTGATACACCACCTGCCTGTCACGAGAAAGAGCAGGTGGACAAAATGGCTTTGCTGATGCAGGACTTCGTTGGAAATATACCCGAGATAACAGATCCAGACGAGAATCAAAACTTTGGGTACCAGTGTATTACGGAGACTAATAGACCACTTGTTGAAATGGACAATGGAGTGATGGGTCTTGGATTTTATAATGGTAGCCAACCAAGGGATGTCTCAGGAAATGCAAATGATGATCAAAAGCATATGTCATCAACACATTGTAATACCCCACAGCTCAACAAAGAGCAGCCCTGTTCAATAGAGCGCGATGCGGTAGAGGACAATTGCCGCGCACAGGCTGACGTGGCGCACAGCCTGGGATATTCCCTCTGCTGCCTGGATGACGAAACGCAAGCACAGAGCACCCCTCTCGTGTATGAAGTCAGCGGAGGAGCTGTGAAATATCACTGTCTGATTGATAAAGCGAGTTCCCAGGTGGAGCATAAGGAGGGGAGCTCTGCGTCTGTCACCTATTGTATCGCTGCAGAAGCGCTGACAACACATCAGCGCGGACAGACAGGCAGTGCgggacagaatgctgtgtggggAGAAAGCGACCCAGACACTACACAGGGAAACTCAGCACTGCAGTCGAGGCAGGAAGGATGTGGATATGGAAACAGAGTCTTTGCTTCTAAAGAGGAGACGGATTTAGTGATTGAAGTGTCTGGAAAGAAACTTGAAGCGCATAAAGCAGTTTTGGCAGAGAAAAGTGACTATTTCAAGGCGCGGCAGTCCCGAGACGTATTGCGAGTGAAGGGGGTGAGTTTTAAGACTTTGACCATTTTGGTGGATTACATTTACTCATGCCGAATGGAGGTTAGTAAGGATAATATTGTAGAGGTCATCACCGGAGCTAAAATATTACAAATCCCCTGCGCGGTTCAAGCTGCTCTCGATACAATGTCGGAGCAGATTACCGCCGAGAACTGCTATGAGATTTTGACAATAGCCAAAAAGCAACGTCTCAGCGAGTTGAAGGAGAAAGCCTACAAGTACATGAGTGACAATTTCTTGCAAATACTGCGGGATCCCGGTGTCTATGGGCGTTTGACCGGAGGGGAGAGAGAACTAATTATCACCAGGAGAATGGAGGGAAAGAGGGCGTTGATGGTGGCTGAAATCAACGAGGTGTATGACGGCGCCGGGAGCAGACCTACAAGTCGTGAGAACAGTCGCCCTCAGAGCCCTCTATCCATAGTGTCCCTGAATGAGAATCGTGTGGTCTACTATTACAACAAGGAGACAAAGGACTGGAAAGTGCTGACGAAGATGCcggatgaaatcaacacaaaggGCTCTGGGATATGCACCATGTACAATTACCTATTCGTGGCAGGTGGAATCAAAAGGCAGGACGACAAAGGCAAAGTCTCGGACAAGGTGTTCTGCTACAACCCACTCACTGACAGCTGGAGCGAAATTCGACCGCTCACCGAGGGTCGGTCTCAGCTCAAACTGGTGGCCATGGACGGCTACCTGTTTGCAATCGGAGGGGAATGTCTCTTTACGGTAGAGAAATATGACCCTCGCCTGGATAGATGGCGCCCAGTGGCGCCACTACCAAAAGGGGCTTTTGCTATTGCGCACGAGGCAACAACCTGTAATGGAGAGATGTTCGTGTCCGGAGGCTCTCTATTTTATCGTCTGCTAAGATATGACACTAAAAGAGACGACTGGGAGGAATGTCCGTTCAACAACAGCAGGAAGAAATCCACCGACATGGTGGCATTCAAAAACTTCATCTACAGGTTTGATGTCAACCGTGACTACGGTGTCAACGTGTTCAAATACAACACAGTGGTAAAGATATGGCACAACAGTGCGTCCCTGGAGCAGACCAACCCCTTGCCCTTTCGCTGTGCTGTCATTGGCAACACCATTTACTGTGTGAACAAGTCCCAAACATTGCAGTTTGTTGTGGAAGAGGAGAATGAACAGTTTTTGCCTGAGGCACTGACACTCAAAGCACCTGTAGAGGCAAAAGGTGCCCTTGTCCCATTTGTCCTGGCTCTTCCCAAGACAGCCTGAGACAAATGCACAACAATGACCTCTTTGGAGACTCACTAAAAGTGGCCTCAGAATTGTCATATGAGGACAAAATATGTTGTGTTTGATAAAATACCCACAGTGcacaccacatcatttcaacacggataattgggtaatatttagTTGAGAAGTTGATAAATGAGATCAAGTCAAAAGTGagttgaattcccaatgtgttatcactcaCTATGCtctcaaccatctaaaagcacaaccaaattccaatggaaaaactaTGTCTGATTTTTGCTTTCGTTGCCATCCAAATGGCTATCACTGTGCTTTGAACCATTTAAAAGCGCTGCAAAGTTAAAATGGGAACGCAATatcagatattttgtttatttatacaacagattaatgtattatcactgtgcttcatcctAACAGCAGAACAAAAGTTGGATTGCAGTTGAAATTACATTAtaagtacatggtgcaagtgattAATGCCGTtcgatattctgcacagattattataGCAATTGTGAAGCTCTCCGCAGACCTGCAACAACCGACAGTATGCATGCTATCTTGACCATGCACGGTCTATATAATTAAATAAGAATACGTTtgtagttacagtaacctcaaatgTGGCCATGGATTTAAGATTGAATGTTACATTGGTTTGTAAaatagccttaactttaggctatttactgtatttcaaaagtaatattgaattgtgtttggttgacaacacatccaaaaatcaacatttaaaggatatttatctactgcttggatagttccatctgagccacCGACTTAATCCTATTCTTACATTTCAATTTTGGGTTTAGTTgaagacgtgaatccaacatatcatttGTTTTCCTGTCaacaagttaataggctattttTTTGTAGTTCAAAGGTGATATGGATTTGtatttggttgtcaacgcaaccaaatatcaacatttgaaggagatgaaTCTTCTGCCTGGTTAGTTCCATcagtgccactgacttagtctggctttatcCCAGTTTGTcaacaaattaataattgatatgttggattcacgtctccatctcaaccaa containing:
- the LOC110529815 gene encoding kelch repeat and BTB domain-containing protein 11 — its product is MDKSAQCIPDLCLHSVDADTPPACHEKEQVDKMALLMQDFVGNIPEITDPDENQNFGYQCITETNRPLVEMDNGVMGLGFYNGSQPRDVSGNANDDQKHMSSTHCNTPQLNKEQPCSIERDAVEDNCRAQADVAHSLGYSLCCLDDETQAQSTPLVYEVSGGAVKYHCLIDKASSQVEHKEGSSASVTYCIAAEALTTHQRGQTGSAGQNAVWGESDPDTTQGNSALQSRQEGCGYGNRVFASKEETDLVIEVSGKKLEAHKAVLAEKSDYFKARQSRDVLRVKGVSFKTLTILVDYIYSCRMEVSKDNIVEVITGAKILQIPCAVQAALDTMSEQITAENCYEILTIAKKQRLSELKEKAYKYMSDNFLQILRDPGVYGRLTGGERELIITRRMEGKRALMVAEINEVYDGAGSRPTSRENSRPQSPLSIVSLNENRVVYYYNKETKDWKVLTKMPDEINTKGSGICTMYNYLFVAGGIKRQDDKGKVSDKVFCYNPLTDSWSEIRPLTEGRSQLKLVAMDGYLFAIGGECLFTVEKYDPRLDRWRPVAPLPKGAFAIAHEATTCNGEMFVSGGSLFYRLLRYDTKRDDWEECPFNNSRKKSTDMVAFKNFIYRFDVNRDYGVNVFKYNTVVKIWHNSASLEQTNPLPFRCAVIGNTIYCVNKSQTLQFVVEEENEQFLPEALTLKAPVEAKGALVPFVLALPKTA